The sequence below is a genomic window from Eubalaena glacialis isolate mEubGla1 chromosome 13, mEubGla1.1.hap2.+ XY, whole genome shotgun sequence.
TaacctctcccctgccccaccagAGTTTTTAGTTGTCATTTATGGTAGAGTTAGTCAGATAGGAGCTCTCACCCATACTGGAAGTGGAAATCCCTGCTTGTCTCATGGAAATGAACAATGCAAATGGTCCCATTTTGAGAGATGGTAAAGCTGAGGCCAGGAAAGGAAACCAGGTCACAGTGTGTTTCTGGAAGAGCAATCAACtatgattttaaagaaaaggtgGGGTTGGGTTTTTCAGGGTAGAATCCTACAACAGACTGGCTCCTATGTTTTGTGTGTtagtaaattggggataatattAGTATATAGTCAATGTTCATGAAGTGCTTACTATGGCCAGTACTAAGCCCTTTAAAggcattatctcttttaatcctcaagACAACTTGATGAGATTGAATTACTTTTATTGAGAGATTTTTCAGAGGAAGAGTCTGAAGTTTAGTGAGGTTGagcccaaggtgacacagctgTTTGCATGATTAATCAATAACAATAATGGCTCATATTTATTGAACTCAGATGTACTGAACTATTAACAAGTTGTAGATAATGTGCTAGGTACTctacatgcattatcttatttaatcctccttACAACTCTaagaggtaagtactattattatcactacAGCTTTTCAGATGGAGAAATGGGGGCAAGAAGAGGCTAAGTAACATGCCCAATATCAAGTaatctgggatttgaacacagacaGATTGGCTCCAAACCCAACTGCTTAACCTCTACGCCCCAATGCCTTCTTGTTATGATACAACACCTAAAAAGGCCTATCACCTTATAGGTCCTCAAAGAGGCAAGCCCCCTTCCTCTTAGTATAATAAACACTGGATTGGATCTAAAGGAGTCCACAAAGCTGTGAGCTTCTCTGGTACATGCGCATGAGTGGTACCAGCGAACATCTATGGGGTCTAAATCAGCCCCAGAACCCACTTCCATTAATTCATCAGGCAACCCCAGCCTAACATGCAAATGAGGAAATCCTCCTAAGCAGGAATAAACTGCAATAAACTGCAGAGGTTCCCTCATCCTGTTTCTCACTTCACGTTTTGGATGCTGCAGGCCGGGTGAGCAGAGATCCCAGGCGCTGTCCCGGGCAGCTGCCCTGCATCCGAGAGCTACCATGAATCACTTCCAGACCATCTTGAGTCAGGTCCGGATGCTGCTCTCCAGCCATCGGCCGAGACAAGTGCAGGCACTTTTGGACAACCTGCTGGCAGAGGATCTTCTCTCCAGGGAGTACCACTACGCCCTGCTCCATGAGCCTGACGGTGAGGCTCTGGCCAGGAAGATCTCCTTGACCCTGATGGAGAAAGGAGACCCAGACCTGGCCCCCTTGGGGTGGATCTGGAGTGGGCTGCAGGCCCCGGCAGCCGAGAGGGACTCCGGCTACAAGGACCCTGGGGGTAAGTGCCATCCCCTTTTCTCATGGAGCAACGCCTGGCTGTAGGCAGCCCAGAGATTTTCCCTCTACTCTCTGAAAAGGAAGTCAATGTGATCATCCGGGTCCCAAGTTGGAAAGGCAGCCTTGGACAGGAATCAAGGTCTCTGGTTGAGCTGGCAGGAGCGGCAAGTGCTTGGAGAGCTCAGGCTGTGATGCTGAGGGCACTGGAGAAACAGTGTGCTTCCCACTCGACTTAAGAGTAAACTGTCCACGCAGCCAGATGCCCACTTGGGTCACTCTCCGAGCCGCCTTGATACCTTAGGCACGATGCAAGGCACTGGTGAGGGGCACAGATGGACAAATCGGCTATTGCCTGCAAGTGGGGAAGACGGATGCAGGCACAATCAGTGTGTGGAAAAATAGGTTGCCACAGAGAGGAAGGGCCAAAGAGCTGGGGAGCAGAGATTGccatgtgtgtgtgcgcgcgtgtgtgcgtgcgtgcaagAATGCACGTGCGTGTATGTGCAGGTGCACGTATGTGTGGGCACATGCTTGCATGTGTATgtactttgtgtgtgtgcgtgcatgtgtgcgtgcgtgcaagAGTGCACGTGCGTGTATGTGCAGGTGCACGTATGTGTGGGCATACGCTTGCATGTGtatgtacttgtgtgtgtgtgtgtgtatgtgtgcacatgtgtgtgtgtgcatctgggtcatggagagagacagaaactgaaagacagacagggagagagagaaagggagggagagacaggagagaaagagacagaaatggagatggagagaaggagggaagaagggagggaggatgggaggaaagaagagagagatggaaggaggaagagaaagagggagatggtgggggaaagagagagagagacagaagaggaaccATACTGGAGGGAGAgagtgtcttatttttaaaaagtactgatgGCAATTGATGCATCTTAAATTAGGAAAACAAGCCTATACCATACCGTTTCCACTCGCACCCTTGGCTCCCCAAACATTTTAGGTCTTCCTTCCCAGTTCCAAAGAGGTTCTCACTTCAGTGCAAACAACAGTTTTCCTAAAGACACATGTCTTTCAGTCTCCTCTATGTAAATCTGTGCTTTCCCAGTTTTATGAGCTGGTGTCATAAACTCTAGTCCTTCTTGGTCCTTTCATGTTTCTGGAGTAACTTGAAACAAGATAATCACAATGattcacatttattgagtatttactgtgCACCAGGCACAGCCTAAGCCAGCAGGTAGTTCTCATATCCACCCTAAACGCTTTGATGATCTCCAACCGTATTTTAtgcagaaagaagaaacagaggctgcccagaaGTGACCAACCCCAGTCCCCAGGTGGGAAGTGGTGGAGGCTGGATTTGAAGGCAGACAAGCTTTTAGCCTCAATCTGACCTTGAGGGGTAAAAAAGCCCCTTGATGATTTTGCCATGGGCACCAGGGCAGTGTAGGTATTTCTCCAACTCTTCTGCCAAGATACAAGTTTACATGGGGTTGGCTGTCCTCCTGGCTGAACTCACTCAGATGGTCTCTATCTGTTCCTCGGACACATCTTTTACTCTCCCCCTCCTAACAGACCCCTGGGGGGCTGGGGCATCTTTACCAGCTGAACGACCTCCCTGACTTCTTAATGGGAGTGCAAGCGGCctctgtggtcttttttttttttttttttaactttttattttatattggagtagagttgattaacaatgttgtgttagtttcaggtgcacagcaaagtggttcagttatacatatacatgtatctattctttttcaaattcttttcccatttaggttgttacataatattgagcagagatctctgtgctatacagtaggtccttgttggttatctgttttaaatatagcagtgtgtacatgtcagtcctaaagatgctaccagaaaaccgccagagctcatcaatgaattcggtaaagttgcaggttacaaaattagtacacagaaatctattgcatttctatacactaacaacgaaagatcagaaagagaaattaaagaaacaatcccatttaccatcgtatcaaaaagaataaaatacctaggaataaacctacctaaggaggcaaaaacctatactccgaaaactataagacactgatgaaaagaaatggaagacgACGCAAACAACCTATGCGGTCTTGACGGGGGTGCAGATGCCAACTTCCGGGGCTGTCAAAGCGTTCCTCTCTCCTTGACTCGCCCCCTGCTAACTGCAGGCTCCTTCACACCGCAGGCTACCCAACAcctctgccctgccctcctctctctgCGAGGGCTGGTTCCTGTTATTAAACTGCATTTCCTCCCTGGGGacgtaatatttttatttctgatccCACGTGACTCTAGAAAGGGAACTGGGCTCAGGGCGGTGTGGGCTTCAGAGGctgggagacaaggaaggataaaTCACTTCCTTTCCCCGTTGCTTACCTCCCCCTCTTCCAGGCCAGCTCCCCCCAGGCATGAAAGACTCAACTGTAAGGAGTACGGGCAGGTGTGCTGCTTTGGGGCAGGGAGAAGAAGCAGCCTTCAGAGGGGGAGAAGGGGAACTGGGGAAGAGAATTGTGGGGTTTGTAAATAAAGGGCACCGACTTTAGTTTCAACAGGGGTTCAGAAAAGGAAATCAGTGTGTGAAGTTTCTGTCACTCTCTCTACAACCCTATCATGATCTTCACCCTCCGCTGCTCTAAACCCTGCACCGACTTCCCGTGTCACTCAGAGGAAAGCTAAATCTGGACGATTCCCACAAGGCCCTTCACGATCTGGCTTTCATCACTGCTCTGCTCCCATCCTGTACTCCTGCCTTCTCATCTTCTCCAGACGTGCTGGCACCCTCACTGTCCCTGGGACAGGCCAGGCACGCTCTCTGCCACAGGACCTCTGCACATGCCATTCCTTCCATCTGGAACACTCTTTTCTCCAGATATCCTCTTGGCCAACATCCTTGAATCCTTcagatctttgctcaaatgtAACCTTCTCAGGGATGCCTACCCTGATCATTCCATTTAGAATTGCAACTCCCCCTTCACCCTCTGAGCAGTGCCCCCTTCCCCCATTGATACATTCACCTTCTATATACTTTACTTTTGTAttacatttgttgtttgtttgtttgtttgtttttggctccaccacgaggcttgtgggatcttagttccccgaccagggattgaacccggggccctaAGCAGTGAGactgcggagtcctaaccactagactgccagggaattccctatgttTGTTGTTTATTGTCTGACTCCCTCACCGTAAAATAAGCTCCCTGTGGACAGGGATCCATGCTTTCATCACGGATGCATCCCACacgcttaacacagtgcctggcaaaggATAGGTGTGCGATATGTGTTTGTTAAATATTAGACTGAGGgatggtagatggatggatggatggatggatgggtgggtggtgaGTGGATAGGGGGGTGGGTGGATACGTGAATGGTTGATG
It includes:
- the LOC133104209 gene encoding MHC class II transactivator-like encodes the protein MNHFQTILSQVRMLLSSHRPRQVQALLDNLLAEDLLSREYHYALLHEPDGEALARKISLTLMEKGDPDLAPLGWIWSGLQAPAAERDSGYKDPGVLPTQSWGPVTPTQQPLSSPPLPLLEFRPPSAPGRAPWRSSLVSIYEALLRMADIGSWHQRGSTVVAVISECQRVEDPPIDNS